In Myxococcus stipitatus, the genomic window CCAGCTCGAAGGTGATGCCGCCCTCGGCGCGCACCTCGAAGCGCTCCATCACCTCGCCCAGCACGGGCACCAGGTCCACGCGGTGCCGCTCCAGCTCGAAGCGGCCCCCCTGGATGCGCGCGGTGTCGAGCAGGTCGTCCACCAGCCGCGTCAGCCGCTCCGTCTGCCGGGCCATGGAGCGCAGCGCCTTGAGCAGCCGCTCTCGCTCCGGGAAGTCGCCGCTCTTCTCCAGGCGCTGGAGGGTGAGCGCGGCGAAGCCCCGCAGCGGGGTGAGCGGCGTGCGCAGCTCGTGGCTCGCCACGCTGAGGAACTCCTCTCGCGTGCGCACCGCCTCCTTCAGCTCCGCCTGCGCCGCGCCGGTGCGGGCCGCCATCTCGTTGAAGCCGCGCGCCAGCTCCCCCAGCTCGTCGTCCTCCTCCTCCTCGACGCGCCGGTCCAGCTCGCCCGAGGCCAGCGCCGCGGTGGCCGCGCGCAGCGTGCCCAGGCGGCGGATGACGTCGCGGGCCACCACCTGCGACAGCGTCAGGGACAGCAGCACGCCCAGCACCAGCAGGCCGATGACCGCCGCGCTCATCTGGGTGATGGCCCCGTACGCCACGCCCAGCTCCTGCGTCACCACCACGCTCCACGCCGCGCCCTCCACGGGCGCCTCGGCCGCGAGCACGCGCCGGTCCGCCGCGTCGAAGGCCTCCAGCACGCCGCCGCCGGGCCGGTCCAGCTCCTCGCTCAGCGTCTCCGGCAGGTGGGCGCGGCCCAGCAGCTGGGCGCCCCGGGCCGTGTCCCGCAGGATTTCCCGCCCGCGCCGGTCGAGCACCTGCACGCGGAAGCGCTGGGACGCGGGCGTGGCCGCGTCGCTCAGCCGCTCCAGCGACAGCAGGCCCACCAGCATGCCCCGCCGAGCGCCGCCCCACTCCAGCGGCAGCGCCATGGCCACCAGGGGGCGGTTCTTCGGACGGAAGAAGGGCGGCGACAGGGCGATGCCCTCGGCGGGGAGCGGCTCCGGGAAGTGCGTCCCCACCGGGAAGCCCCAGCCCTCCAGTCCCTCGGAGGTCGCCAGCACCGCGCCGTCCGCGTCCACGGCCAGCGCCGCGTCGAAGGCGCGCTGCCGGGCGGCGAGGTTGGACAGGTAGGGCTCCAGCTTCTCCCGGTCGCCCGCGGCGAGCACCGCGCGGAAGCCCGGTGACTCCAGCAGCAGGTGCAGCGATTGGCGCGAGCCGTCCAGGTAGCGGCGCAGGAAGTCCGCCTCGCCCGCGGCGGCGTAGCGCGTGTCTTCGCGCACCTGCTGCTCGATGGCCAGCTGCGCGAAGAAGGCCGCCAGTCCTCCCAGCGCGAGCAGCGGCACCAGCCCCGCGAAGGCCAGGCCCCGCAGGAGCTTCCAGCCCACGGTGCGGGGGGCGCGCGGACGCAGCTCCAGCGCCTGCGCCAGGCACGCCAGCGCCAGCACCGTGTACACGGTGGCCCCCATCCACGACATGCTCCGGGCGAGCGAGTACGCCAGCAGCGCGAAGGGCAGCGTCAGGAGCCCCAGCAGCCACCGGGGCGCGCGCGGGGGCAGCCAGCGCGTGGGCAGCATCAACCCCACGCCGCCCACGGTGAACAGCAGGCCCACCAGCGGACGCAGCGGCGCCAGGTGCGCGTAGACGGACAACGGGAAGCGCTCGGGCACCGACAGCATGGCCACGCCGAAGCCAGAGCCGATGAGCGCGGACAGGCCCCGCAACATGGGGCGGTGGCGCATGCTGGGGAGCGCCTCCAGCAGCAGGCCCATGAAGAGCAGCGGGTAGAGGACGATGCCCGTGAGGCTGCCGGGGATGACGTTGAGCACCCACCAGTACAGCGCCATCGCCGCGCAGAGCAGCAGCCGGCTGCCCACGTCCAACCAGCGCGGCGAGCGCGGATACAGCAGCGCCACCAGCAGCGAGATGCTGCCGACGAGGAAGATGAGCCCCAGCACCCGGACATACGGATACAGCGGCCGGAACGCGGCCATCCGGAACTCGTAGGGCACGTACGTCATCAGCACGCCGAACATCAGCCCGATGAAGGCGACGGGCCAGGTGACCGGCAGCAGCGTGTGGGGGTGGGCGGCCTGGAGCGAACGCGGTGCGGGATGGGCGGACATCTTCTTCCCGGATTCACGCGTGTCGGGGCCCATGGATTCTAGTGCTCGCTGACGTTTCGTCCGGGGCCTGACACCCGGGGCGCCCGCGGTGGGACAGCTCGCCTCACGCCACCTCGAGCACCGTCCACTCGCGCACCTCGCCGGCCAGGGTGACCTCCACCGTGTCGCCGGCCTTGCGGCCCATGAGCGCGCGCCCCACGGGCGACGCGGGGGTGATGACGGACAGGAAGCCGTCCCCGCCGGGCCCCGTCAATTCGGTGCCCGCGCCCACCGGCAGCATGAAGAAGGTGCGCTCGGCGAAGCCCTCCTCGTCCTCGGTGCT contains:
- a CDS encoding sensor histidine kinase; the protein is MGPDTRESGKKMSAHPAPRSLQAAHPHTLLPVTWPVAFIGLMFGVLMTYVPYEFRMAAFRPLYPYVRVLGLIFLVGSISLLVALLYPRSPRWLDVGSRLLLCAAMALYWWVLNVIPGSLTGIVLYPLLFMGLLLEALPSMRHRPMLRGLSALIGSGFGVAMLSVPERFPLSVYAHLAPLRPLVGLLFTVGGVGLMLPTRWLPPRAPRWLLGLLTLPFALLAYSLARSMSWMGATVYTVLALACLAQALELRPRAPRTVGWKLLRGLAFAGLVPLLALGGLAAFFAQLAIEQQVREDTRYAAAGEADFLRRYLDGSRQSLHLLLESPGFRAVLAAGDREKLEPYLSNLAARQRAFDAALAVDADGAVLATSEGLEGWGFPVGTHFPEPLPAEGIALSPPFFRPKNRPLVAMALPLEWGGARRGMLVGLLSLERLSDAATPASQRFRVQVLDRRGREILRDTARGAQLLGRAHLPETLSEELDRPGGGVLEAFDAADRRVLAAEAPVEGAAWSVVVTQELGVAYGAITQMSAAVIGLLVLGVLLSLTLSQVVARDVIRRLGTLRAATAALASGELDRRVEEEEDDELGELARGFNEMAARTGAAQAELKEAVRTREEFLSVASHELRTPLTPLRGFAALTLQRLEKSGDFPERERLLKALRSMARQTERLTRLVDDLLDTARIQGGRFELERHRVDLVPVLGEVMERFEVRAEGGITFELEVPTHPVEGDWDAPRLDQVLTNLVSNAVRYSPQGGAVRMTLEESATEVHVHVRDQGIGIPPESLSSLFRPFARASNATARHYGGLGLGLFICREIVERHGGTIWAESPGPQQGSVFHVRLPRFAPTRRAEPADASRRDAA